The following are encoded together in the Oryzias melastigma strain HK-1 linkage group LG17, ASM292280v2, whole genome shotgun sequence genome:
- the LOC112140599 gene encoding tripartite motif-containing protein 16-like, translated as MAQRGVDLDQETFSCSICLDLLKDPVTIPCGHSYCMKCIQEFWDEENIYSCPQCRKTFTPRPILVKNFMFAASVDQLKKTGLQAAPADLCYAGPEDVSCDVCSGRKLKAIKSCLSCLASYCEKHLQPHLDAAALKKHKLVEPSKNLQENICSIHDEVMKMFCRTDQKCICYLCSVDEHRGHDTVSAAAERTERKGDLEESQQQIQQRIQDREKEVTLLQQEVEAINHSADQTVKDSEKIFTQMIRLIQKRSCDVKQQIRSQQQTEVSRVKDLQKELEQEITELKRRDAELKKLSLTEDPSQFLLNYLSLPPLSESTHSSSINVRPLRYFEDVTAAVSELRDKLQELLREEWTNISLKVTRVDVLLPEPEPKSRADFLKYSCQITLDPNTANKRLLLSEENRKVMFMEQPQSYSDHPDRFTEYFQVLSRESLTECCYWEVEWRGKVDVSVAYKNIMRSGNKSGFGFNDQSWVLSCSPDSFSFYHNSIKTSISAPGSSRVGVYLDHRAGVLSFYSVSESMTLLHRVQTTFTQPLYAGVWLYKTGVTAEFCKLK; from the coding sequence ATGGCGCAGAGAGGAGTCGATCTGGATCAAGAAACCTTCAGCTGTTCCATCTGTCTGGATCTGCTGAAGGATCCGGTGACTATTCCCTGTGGACACAGCTACTGCATGAAGTGTATTCAAGAATTCTGGGATGAAGAGAATATCTACAGCTGTCCTCAATGTAGGAAGACCTTCACACCGAGACCTATTCTAGTGAAAAATTTTATGTTTGCAGCTTCAGTGGATCAGCTGAAGAAGACTGGACTccaagctgctcctgctgatCTCTGTTATGCTGGACCTGAAGATGTGTCCTGTGATGTCTGCtctggaagaaaactgaaagcCATCAAGTCCTGTTTGTCCTGTCTGGCCTCTTACTGTGAGAAACACCTTCAACCTCATTTGGATGCAGCTGCATTAAAGAAACACAAGCTGGTGGAACCCTCcaagaacctgcaggagaacatctgctccattcatgatgaggtgatgaagatgttctGCCGTACTGATCAGAAGTGTATCTGTTATCTCTGCTCTGTGGATGAACATAGAGGACACGACAcagtctcagctgcagcagaaaggactGAGAGGAAGGGAGATCTGGAGGAGAGTCAACAACAAATTCAGCAGAGAATCCAGGACAGAGAGAAAGAGGTGACGCTGCTTCAACAGGAGGTGGAGGCCATCAATCACTCTGCTGATCAAACAGTGAAGGACAGTGAGAAGATCTTCACTCAGATGATCCGTCTCATCCAGAAAAGAAGCTGTGATgtgaagcagcagatcagatctCAGCAGCAAACTGAAGTGAGTCGAGTCAAAGATCTTCAGaaggagctggagcaggagatcaCTGAGCTGAAGAGGAGAGACGCTGAGCTGAAGAAGCTCTCACTCACAGAGGATCCCAGCCAGTTTCTGCTCAACTACCTCTCACTGCCACCACTCAGTGAGTCCACACACTCATCCAGCATCAATGTCCGTCCTCTGAGATACTTTGAGGATGTGACAGCAGCTGTGTCGGAGCTCAGAGACAAACTGCAGGAACTTCTGAGAGAGGAATGGACAAACATCTCACTGAAAGTTACTCGTGTGGATGTTTTActgccagaaccagaaccaaagagCAGAGCAGACTTCTTAAAATATTCATGTCAAATCACACTGGATCCAAACACAGCAAACAAACGACTGTTATTGTCAGAGGAGAACAGAAAGGTGATGTTTATGGAACAACCTCAGTCTTATTCTGATCATCCAGACAGATTTACTGAGTATTTTCAGGTTCTGAGTAGAGAGAGTCTGACTGAATGttgttactgggaggtggagtgGAGAGGAAAAGTTGATGTATCAGTCGCATACAAGAACATCATGAGATCTGGAAATAAAAGTGGATTTGGTTTTAACGATCAATCATGGGTATTGAGTTGTTCTCCAGACAGTTTCTCATTTTACCACAACAGCATAAAAACCTCCATCTCAGCTCCTGGTTCCTCCAGAGTAGGAGTGTACCTGGATCACAGAGCAGGTGTTCTGTCCTTCTACAGCGTCTCTGAAAGCATGACtctcctccacagagtccagaccacattcactcagCCGCTCTATGCTGGAGTTTGGTTGTATAAAACTGGAGTCACAGCAGAGTTCTGTAAACTCAAATAG
- the LOC112140601 gene encoding E3 ubiquitin/ISG15 ligase TRIM25-like, translating to MERGLLAYGETFSCSICLDLLKDPVTIPCGHSYCMKCIQGFWDGEENIYSCPQCRKTFTPRPVLEKSIMLANIMDQLKKTGLQAAPADHCYAGPEDVSCDFCSGRKLKATKSCLICLASYCEKHLQPHLDEAAFKKHKLVEPSKNLQENICSIHDEVMKMFCRTDQKCICYLCPVDEHRGHDTVSAAAERTERQRDLEESQQQIQQRIQDREKEVKLLQQEVEAINHSADQTVKDSEKIFTQMIRLIQKRSCDVKQQIRSQQLTKVSQVKDLQEELEQEITELKRRDAELKQLSLTEDHSQFLLNYPSLPPLSESTHSSSINVRPFYCQNQNQRAEQTS from the coding sequence ATGGAGAGAGGACTTCTGGCTTACGGGGAAACTTTTTCCTGCTCGATTTGTCTGGATCTGCTGAAGGATCCGGTGACTATTCCCTGTGGACACAGCTACTGCATGAAGTGTATTCAAGGATTCTGGGACGGAGAGGAGAATATCTACAGCTGTCCTCAATGTAGGAAGACCTTCACACCGAGACCTGTTCTGGAGAAAAGCATCATGTTAGCAAATATAATGGATCAGCTGAAGAAGACTGGACTccaagctgctcctgctgatcactgctatgcTGGACCTGAAGATGTTTCCTGTGATTTCTGCtctggaagaaaactgaaagcCACCAAGTCCTGTTTGATCTGTCTGGCCTCTTACTGTGAGAAACACCTTCAACCTCATTTGGATGAAGCTGCATTCAAGAAACACAAGCTGGTGGAACCCTCcaagaacctgcaggagaacatctgctccattcatgatgaggtgatgaagatgttctGTCGTACTGATCAGAAGTGTATCTGTTATCTCTGCCCTGTGGATGAACATAGAGGACACGACAcagtctcagctgcagcagaaaggactgagaggcagagagatctggaggagagtCAACAACAAATCCAGCAGAGAATCCAGGACAGAGAGAAAGAGGTGAAGCTGCTTCAACAGGAGGTGGAGGCCATCAATCACTCTGCTGATCAAACAGTGAAGGACAGTGAGAAGATCTTCACTCAGATGATTCGTCTCATCCAGAAAAGAAGCTGTGATgtgaagcagcagatcagatcccAGCAGCTAACTAAAGTGAGTCAAGTCAAAGAtcttcaggaggagctggagcaggagatcaCTGAGCTGAAGAGGAGAGACGCTGAGCTGAAGCAGCTCTCACTCACAGAGGATCACAGCCAGTTTCTGCTCAACTACCCCTCACTGCCACCACTCAGTGAGTCCACACACTCATCCAGCATCAATGTCCGTCCGTTTTActgccagaaccagaaccaaagagCAGAGCAGACTTCTTAA
- the lrrc8da gene encoding volume-regulated anion channel subunit LRRC8D → MFTLTEVASLNDIKPTYRILKPWWDVFMDYLGLVMLMLAIFGTTMQISKDQVSCLPCLGQPEDISGAKANSFPQRCTGKAVSPTPTGEPIATTGPRVSKDLTNEAVNEIHSVLQTSAEAEKYSNQPPPTGIKTNLDFQQYVFINQMCYHVALPWYSKYFPYLTLIHTLILMVSSNFWFKYPKTSSKIEHFVSILGRCFESPWTTKALSETACEDSEEHKQRLTGASSTPHQMSLEENNESTSPSQSTPMLGVKISADKPVAEVPSSMTILDKKDGEQAKALFEKVRKFRVHVEDSDFIYKLYVAQTAVKTVKFILILSYTSTFLAEIKFHHVCEPDIKQLTGYKTFFCTHNMAYMLRKLLITYVALILIYGMTCLYSLYWVFRRPLKEYSFEKVREESSFSDIPDVKNDFAFLLHMVDQYDQLHSKRFGVFLSEVSENKLREISLNHEWTFEKLRQLVFRNAQDQQELHLFMLSGLPNAVFDLTDLEVLKLELIPEVRFSPKVSQMTTLRELHLCHCPAKVDQTAFAFLRDHLRCLHVKFTDVAEIPPWVYLLRSLRELNLTGNLNSENNKMIGLESMRDLRHLKTLCLKSNLTKMPTNITELSPHLIRLAVHNDGTKLLVLNSLKKMTSLMELELYSCELERIPHAVFSLTNLQELDLKSNNIRTIEEIISFQHLKRLTCLKLWHNKIINIPASIGQIKSLESLYLSHNKLEALPPALFTLPKLRHLDVSHNSITILPPDVGLLPNLQHLAINSNKLELLPKPLFRCTKLKVLCLGHNGLTTIPEAVGQLVQLTQLELRGNCLERLPAQLGSCRLLHKNGLIVEDHLFDTLPVEVKETISRETNVSFTSGL, encoded by the coding sequence ATGTTCACCCTCACTGAAGTTGCATCCCTGAACGACATCAAGCCCACGTATCGCATCCTAAAACCATGGTGGGACGTCTTCATGGACTACCTGGGGTTGGTCATGCTCATGCTGGCTATATTTGGTACGACCATGCAGATCTCCAAGGATCAAGTGTCCTGTCTTCCATGTTTGGGACAGCCAGAGGACATCTCAGGAGCTAAAGCAAACTCCTTCCCCCAGAGGTGCACTGGGAAGGCTGTGTCACCGACACCCACTGGTGAACCCATCGCAACCACTGGCCCACGGGTCTCCAAGGATCTCACCAACGAGGCTGTTAATGAGATTCACTCGGTTCTACAAACTTCTGCTGAGgcagaaaaatattcaaatcaaCCTCCACCAACAGGTATCAAGACCAACCTGGACTTTCAACAGTATGTCTTTATCAACCAAATGTGCTACCATGTTGCCTTGCCTTGGTACTCCAAATACTTCCCATACCTCACACTCATCCACACCCTCATTCTCATGGTCAGTAGCAATTTCTGGTTCAAATACCCCAAAACCAGTTCAAAGATTGAGCATTTTGTTTCCATTCTGGGTCGCTGTTTTGAGTCGCCGTGGACGACCAAGGCGTTGTCTGAAACGGCTTGCGAGGACTCGGAGGAGCACAAGCAGAGGCTGACCGGAGCCTCCTCGACTCCACACCAAATGTCTTTGGAGGAAAACAATGAAAGCACCAGTCCCAGCCAGTCCACGCCCATGCTCGGGGTCAAAATTTCTGCAGACAAGCCTGTTGCAGAAGTGCCAAGCAGCATGACCATCCTGGACAAGAAGGATGGGGAGCAGGCCAAAGCCCTCTTTGAGAAGGTGAGAAAATTCAGAGTCCATGTGGAGGACAGCGACTTCATCTACAAGCTCTATGttgctcagactgctgtcaAAACTGTCAAGTTCATCTTGATTTTGTCGTACACTTCCACCTTTTTGGCCGAAATCAAATTTCACCACGTTTGTGAACCTGACATCAAACAACTAACAGGGTACAAGACTTTCTTCTGTACGCACAACATGGCCTACATGCTGAGGAAGCTGCTCATCACCTACGTGGCTCTGATTCTGATCTATGGAATGACCTGCCTCTACTCTCTGTACTGGGTGTTTCGACGGCCTCTAAAGGAATACTCTTTTGAGAAGGTCAGGGAGGAGAGCAGCTTTAGCGACATTCCTGATGTCAAGAATGACTTTGCCTTTCTTCTGCACATGGTCGACCAGTACGATCAGCTTCATTCCAAGCGTTTTGGTGTCTTTTTGTCAGAGGTCAGTGAAAACAAGCTGAGGGAGATCAGCCTCAATCACGAGTGGACCTTTGAGAAGCTGAGGCAGCTGGTCTTTCGTAATGCACAAGACCAACAGGAGTTGCATCTCTTCATGCTCTCTGGTCTCCCAAATGCAGTGTTTGACCTGACTGACCTGGAGGTGCTGAAGCTTGAGCTGATTCCAGAGGTGAGGTTCTCACCAAAGGTCTCCCAGATGACCACCCTGCGGGAGCTTCATCTCTGCCACTGTCCGGCCAAGGTGGATCAGACAGCTTTTGCTTTCCTTCGAGATCATCTGCGCTGCCTTCACGTTAAGTTTACCGACGTAGCCGAGATCCCTCCATGGGTGTATCTGCTGAGGAGTCTGAGGGAGCTCAACTTAACTGGAAACTTGAACTCTGAGAACAACAAAATGATCGGACTAGAGTCCATGCGAGATTTGAGGCATTTAAAGACATTGTGCCTGAAGAGCAACCTTACAAAAATGCCCACAAACATCACAGAGCTTTCCCCGCACCTGATCCGTTTAGCGGTTCACAATGATGGGACCAAGCTGCTGGTACTGAACAGTTTAAAGAAGATGACCAGCTTGATGGAGCTGGAGCTGTACAGCTGCGAGCTGGAGCGAATCCCCCACGCCGTGTTCAGTTTAACCAATCTGCAGGAGCTCGACCTGAAGTCCAACAACATCAGAACCATAGAGGAGATCATTAGTTTCCAGCACCTGAAGAGGCTGACGTGCCTGAAGCTTTGGCACAATAAAATCATCAATATTCCAGCATCCATCGGCCAGATCAAATCCCTGGAGTCTCTGTACCTCTCTCACAACAAGCTGGAGGCCCTGCCCCCAGCCCTGTTCACCCTGCCCAAACTGCGACACTTGGATGTAAGCCACAACTCCATCACCATCCTTCCTCCAGACGTGGGGCTGCTCCCCAACCTGCAGCACCTGGCCATCAACTCCAACAAGCTGGAGCTGCTGCCCAAGCCTCTGTTCAGGTGCACCAAGCTGAAGGTGCTGTGTCTGGGGCACAACGGGCTGACCACCATCCCTGAAGCGGTGGGCCAGCTGGTCCAGCTCACTCAGCTGGAGCTGCGGGGAAACTGTCTGGAGAGACTCCCGGCCCAGCTGGGAAGCTGCCGCCTGTTGCACAAAAACGGCCTTATAGTGGAGGACCACCTGTTTGACACTCTGCCTGTGGAAGTGAAGGAGACCATCAGCCGAGAGACTAACGTGTCCTTCACCAGCGGCTTATAG